The Candidatus Zixiibacteriota bacterium genome contains the following window.
GGCGTGAGCGCGCTCGATCTTGTGCGCCGCTTCCCCGACCGGTTCCGGGTCTGCGGGCTCGTCGCCGGGAAGAATCTACGGCGTCTGGCGGCACAGATACGCGAGTTCTCGCCCCGTTACGTTTCGATCAGGGACGAGGAGGATGTGCCGCGGCTGAGGGCCATGATCGGCCGGCGTCGGCCCGAGATCCTGTGGGGCGAGCGAGGAGCGATCGAGGTCGCGACCGCGGCCGAGGTCGACGTGGTGCTCGCGGCGATCGTAGGGGGGGCCGGGCTGATGCCGACGCTGCAGGCGGTGCGGGCGGGGAAGGAGATCGCGCTCGCGAACAAGGAAGCGCTGGTCATGGCGGGGGAGATTTTCGTCAAGACCGCCGCCAAAAAGAAGGTGCGGCTGCTACCCGTGGACAGCGAGCACAGCGCGATCTTCCAGTGCCTCCAGGGGAACCGGCGCGAAGAGGTCGACAAGCTGATCCTCACAGCCTCGGGCGGGCCGTTCCTCAAGACGCCCCTCGGCGAGCTGCGGCGGGTCACGGTGGCGCAGGCGCTGCGTCACCCCAACTGGAAGATGGGGCGCAAGATCACCATCGATTCCGCGACCATGATGAACAAGGGGCTGGAGGTCATCGAGGCGCACTGGGAGTTCGACATGGAGCCGGCGCGGATCGACGTGGTAATCCACCCTCAGAGCGTGGTGCATTCCATGGTGCGCTACCAGGACGGCTCCGTGATCGCCCAGCTGGGAGTTCCGGACATGCGCATCCCGATCGCCTACGCGCTGGCGTACCCGCATCGGCTGCGGGGGAACTGGAAGCCGCTGGAATTGACCCGTCACGGCGAGTTAAACTTCCTGCCTGTGGAGCGGAAACGTTACCCGGCACTGGCGCTGGCGTACGAGGCGCTGCGTGAAGGGGGGACGATGCCGGCCGTCCTGAACGCCGCCAACGAAGTGGCGGTCGAGGCGTTCCTGGCGGGCCGGATCCGTTTTCTGGAGATTCACAGGATCATCGAAAGGACGATGCAGCAACACGTGCGGAGACATCCGAGAGACATTGAAGAAATCCTCGATGTCGATCGCTGGGCTCGGGAGAGAGCGGCGGCGCTGGCGCGCTAGCCTCCGCCAGAGGAGAACCGGAAATGGAAAATCTAGTCTATGCCGTCGCCGCAGCCATAGCCGGGCTCGGCGTCCTGATCGTCATCCACGAGTTCGGCCATTTTTTTCTCGCCAAAATGTGCGGCGTCGGCGTGGTGACGTTTTCGGTGGGCTTCGGTCCCAAGATCTGGAGGATCAAGCGGGGGGAGACGGAGTACGCGCTCAGCGCCTTCCCCCTCGGCGGCTACGTCAAGATGATCGGCGAGGACCCCGACGAGGAGGTCCGCGGCGCCGATCTCGAAAGGTCCTTCGCTCATAAGAGCCTTCTCAAGCGGATCGCGATCGTCGGAGCAGGGCCGGGGTTCAACCTTCTCCTGGCGGTGGTGCTGCTTTCGGTGGTTTTCCTGTTCTACGGCGTGCCGGTGGTCTCGAATCTGGTCGGTAGCGTCGAGCCCGGTTCGCCGGCGGCGCGAGCCGGAATCCTGGAGGGGGATCGCATCGTGCAGCTGAACGGCCGGCCGATCCGCGCGTGGGAGGAGCTTTCCTCCGGCATCAAACAAAGCGGCGGAAAGCCGGTCACGGTGGGAATCCAGCGAGGCGGCGAGACGCTGTCGGTGGTGATTCAGCCTGCGAAAAAGCAGGTGCGGACGATCTTCGGCGAGGTGCGCGAGGACTGGATCATCGGCATCGGCAGCCAGGCCACCCTCGAGAAAGGCAACGCCGGGCTGGCGCTGGCCCGGGGCCTGGAGCAGACCTATGAATACTCCAGGATCACGCTGGTCGGCCTTTACAAGATGGTCAAGGGGGAGGTTTCGCCGAGAAACCTGGGCGGGCCGATCCTGATCGCGCAAATGGCCGGGCAGCAGGCCCAGGAAGGGCTGTGGAGCTTTCTCCATTTTCTCGCGGTTCTCAGCATCAACCTCGGAGTGCTGAACCTTTTGCCGATCCCGGTTCTCGACGGCGGTCACCTGCTGTTTTTTCTCGTGGAGTCGGTGATCGGCCGTCCGGTCGAGCTGAAGCATCGCGAGATGGCGCAACAGGTGGGGATTTTTCTGCTCATGCTGCTGATGATCTACGCGTTTTACAACGACATCGCGAGGTTCTTCGAAAAGCAGGTCGGTGGATGAGGATCCTCGGCATCGACGCCGCGGCGTCCGCCGCGAGCGCGGCGCTGGTCGAGGACGGGCTTGTGATCGGAGAGGAGTGCTCCGAGGCGGGCCATGATCCGCGTCCGACCTCGGCGGTCCCCCGAGCCAACCACGCCGAAACGCTTCTTTCCCTGATCGAGACGGTCCTGCGCCGCTCCGGACGCGCGCTTTCGGAGGTCGACGGGGTCGCCGTTTCCATCGGGCCGGGCTCGTTCACGGGGCTCCGGGTCGCTCTGGGAACGGTCAAGGGTTTCGCGGTGGGGTGGGGTGTACCCGTAGTCGGCATCTCGACCCTGTGGGCCAACGCGGCGCGCGTACGCGGCGCGCCGGGTCTCGTTTGCTCCTGCCTCGACGCGCGGAAGAAGGAAGTGTACGCCGCGTTGTTCGCCGCGGAGAACGGCGGCGTGCGGCGGCTCACCGAGGATGCCGTTCTCTCCGTGCCCGAGATGATCGAGACGTCGGTGGCGCTCGCCGCCGGCCGGCCGCTTTGTTTTTTCGGAGACGGCGCGGTGGCGTACCGGGCGCTGATCGAGCAGGGGCTCGGCGGGGCTGCGGAGATCCGGTCCGGAGAAGGCTGCGTGACGATCGCGGCGTCCACAGCGCTCCTGGCCGAGCGGCGGCTCCGCGCCAGGCTGGCCGATCCGGTCGCTTCGCTGGTGCCGATTTACCTTCGCCGCGGACAGGGCGCGACGGAAGCCGGAAAAGGGGATAAATGCTTGAAATCAATGAATAAGACTACGTTGACAAAGCCCGGACCGTAGGCTAGATTGAGGCCGCGAAGCCACGTCAGCAAAACTTCATAATCAAGGAGGCTCCTCATGGAAAGCAGAGAAGAGCAAGCGATCGTCTCGCTTTTGGACAAGGACCCGGAGCTCAAGAAGTATTATGAAGAGCATCAAGAGCTGGAACGAAAGCTGACGGAGTACCAGAACAAGATCCATCTATCGGCGGACGAGGAAATAGAAAAGAAACGGTTGCAGAAACTCAAGCTCATCGGCAAGGACAGGATGATGGCGATTCTCGACAAATACCGGCACGCCGGTACGAGCTGACGGAGAGCATTAATGAAAAAAAGCGGAGCGGAAATCTTCGTCGAATCGCTGCGGCACGAAGGCGTGAAAACCGTCTTCGGTCTGCCCGGCGGTGTCGTGCTCAAGATCTTCGATGTGTTGTGCCAGCAGAAGGACATCGAGCTCGTTCTCACGCGCCATGAGCAGGCTGCGGCGCACATGGCCGAGGGCTACGCGAAAGCGACCGGTAAGGCCGGCGTGGTCCTGGTGACCTCGGGTCCGGGCATGACCAATATCGTAACCGGCCTGGCCGACGCGTACATGGATTCCGTTCCGCTGGTGGCCTTTACAGGCCAGGTTTCCACCAACCTGATCGGCAACGACGCGTTCCAGGAGGCCGACAACGTCGGCATCAGCCGGCCGTGCACGAAACACAACGTGCTGGTCAAGAACGTCGCCGATCTGGCGCAGACCATCAAGGAGGCTTTCTACATCGCGACGTCGGGAAGACCCGGTCCCGTCCTGGTCGACATCCCCAAGGACGTGAGCACGGACAAGGCGGAGTTCAAGTATCCCGATCGGGTGTACCTGCGCGGTTACAACCCGACGGTGACCGGAAACAAGCACCAGATCCGCCAGGCCGCCGAAGCGATCATGAAGGCGAAGAAGCCCGTGATCTACGTGGGCGGGGGAGCGATCTTCGCCAACGCCGCCGACGAGGTGCGCGAGCTGGCCGAGATCACGCAGATTCCCGTGACGATGACGCTGATGGGACTGGGGAGCTTTCCCGGCACCCATCCGCTTTCTCTCGGGATGTTGGGGATGCACGGCGGCTACTGGACCAACATGGCGATGCACCATGCGGACCTGTTGATCGCCGTCGGCGCGCGCTTCGACGATCGCGTGACCGGAAAGCTCTCCGAGTTCTGCCCGGAAGCGCGGGTCGTTCACATCGACATCGATCCGACATCGATCAAGAAGACGGTTCACGCCCACATTCCGATCGTCGGAGACGTCAAGGCGGTGCTGCACCAGCTCAACGTGATGTTGCGCTCGATGGACGGGAACCCCGCGGAGGTGAAGTCGCAGCGGGCGGCGTGGCTCAAACAGGTGGAGCAGTGGAGGAACGAGCACCCGCTGACCTACCGGCAGGACGATCGCGTGACCAAGCCGCAGTTCGTCATCGAAAAGCTCTACCAGCTGACGCGCCACGAGGCGATCGTCGCGACCGACGTGGGACAGCACCAGATGTGGGCGGCTCAGTACTTCAAAGGCTCCAAGCCGCGCACCTGGCTGACCTCCGGAGGGCTCGGGACGATGGGGTTCGGATTTCCGGCGGCGATCGGGGCCCAGAAGGCCTATCCGGAAAAGCTCGTTCTCTGCATCACCAGCGAAGGCAGCTTTCAGATGAACCTCCAGGAACTGGCGACGGTCGCCGAGCACAAGCTGCCGGTCAAGGTGGCGCTGCTGAACAACGGCTTCCACGGCATGGTCCGTCAGTGGCAGGATCTGTTCTATGAGGGGCGCTACTCGGCGAGCTATCTCGGCAAGATCCCGGATTTCGTCAAGCTTGCGGAAGCCTACGGCATTCTCGGCTTGCGCGCGGTCAAGCCGGACGAGGTCGAGCCGGTGATCAAGGAGGCGCTGAAGCACAAGGGTCCGGTGCTCATGGACATCCACACCGATCCGTACGAAAACTGTTACCCCATGATTCCGGCCGGGGGAGCGCACCACGAAATGATGCTCGAAGACCCGCCCGAGCTGGTCAACGCCAGGAAGGGCGGAGCACACAAAAGAAAGGTGGACGAGGGAGAGGGTGTCCTTCCCGCCTAGCGAATGGAACATATCATATCTGTCCTGGTCGAAAACAAGTTCGGGGTCCTCGCCAGGGTCGCGGGGCTGTTCAGCGCCCGCGGCTACAACATCGAGAGCCTCTCGGTGGCGCCGACGCTCGATCCCACGACGTCGATGATCACGATCGTTACGGTCGGTGATGATCGGGTGATCGAGCAGATCATGAAGCAGCTCAACAAGGTGGTCGAGGTTCTAAAGGTGGTGGACCTCACGGAAACCCACTATCTGGACCGGGAAACCGCTTTGATC
Protein-coding sequences here:
- the ilvB gene encoding biosynthetic-type acetolactate synthase large subunit, which produces MKKSGAEIFVESLRHEGVKTVFGLPGGVVLKIFDVLCQQKDIELVLTRHEQAAAHMAEGYAKATGKAGVVLVTSGPGMTNIVTGLADAYMDSVPLVAFTGQVSTNLIGNDAFQEADNVGISRPCTKHNVLVKNVADLAQTIKEAFYIATSGRPGPVLVDIPKDVSTDKAEFKYPDRVYLRGYNPTVTGNKHQIRQAAEAIMKAKKPVIYVGGGAIFANAADEVRELAEITQIPVTMTLMGLGSFPGTHPLSLGMLGMHGGYWTNMAMHHADLLIAVGARFDDRVTGKLSEFCPEARVVHIDIDPTSIKKTVHAHIPIVGDVKAVLHQLNVMLRSMDGNPAEVKSQRAAWLKQVEQWRNEHPLTYRQDDRVTKPQFVIEKLYQLTRHEAIVATDVGQHQMWAAQYFKGSKPRTWLTSGGLGTMGFGFPAAIGAQKAYPEKLVLCITSEGSFQMNLQELATVAEHKLPVKVALLNNGFHGMVRQWQDLFYEGRYSASYLGKIPDFVKLAEAYGILGLRAVKPDEVEPVIKEALKHKGPVLMDIHTDPYENCYPMIPAGGAHHEMMLEDPPELVNARKGGAHKRKVDEGEGVLPA
- a CDS encoding DUF465 domain-containing protein, which produces MESREEQAIVSLLDKDPELKKYYEEHQELERKLTEYQNKIHLSADEEIEKKRLQKLKLIGKDRMMAILDKYRHAGTS
- the rseP gene encoding RIP metalloprotease RseP, yielding MENLVYAVAAAIAGLGVLIVIHEFGHFFLAKMCGVGVVTFSVGFGPKIWRIKRGETEYALSAFPLGGYVKMIGEDPDEEVRGADLERSFAHKSLLKRIAIVGAGPGFNLLLAVVLLSVVFLFYGVPVVSNLVGSVEPGSPAARAGILEGDRIVQLNGRPIRAWEELSSGIKQSGGKPVTVGIQRGGETLSVVIQPAKKQVRTIFGEVREDWIIGIGSQATLEKGNAGLALARGLEQTYEYSRITLVGLYKMVKGEVSPRNLGGPILIAQMAGQQAQEGLWSFLHFLAVLSINLGVLNLLPIPVLDGGHLLFFLVESVIGRPVELKHREMAQQVGIFLLMLLMIYAFYNDIARFFEKQVGG
- the tsaB gene encoding tRNA (adenosine(37)-N6)-threonylcarbamoyltransferase complex dimerization subunit type 1 TsaB; this translates as MRILGIDAAASAASAALVEDGLVIGEECSEAGHDPRPTSAVPRANHAETLLSLIETVLRRSGRALSEVDGVAVSIGPGSFTGLRVALGTVKGFAVGWGVPVVGISTLWANAARVRGAPGLVCSCLDARKKEVYAALFAAENGGVRRLTEDAVLSVPEMIETSVALAAGRPLCFFGDGAVAYRALIEQGLGGAAEIRSGEGCVTIAASTALLAERRLRARLADPVASLVPIYLRRGQGATEAGKGDKCLKSMNKTTLTKPGP
- the dxr gene encoding 1-deoxy-D-xylulose-5-phosphate reductoisomerase, with amino-acid sequence MRTLALLGSTGSIGVSALDLVRRFPDRFRVCGLVAGKNLRRLAAQIREFSPRYVSIRDEEDVPRLRAMIGRRRPEILWGERGAIEVATAAEVDVVLAAIVGGAGLMPTLQAVRAGKEIALANKEALVMAGEIFVKTAAKKKVRLLPVDSEHSAIFQCLQGNRREEVDKLILTASGGPFLKTPLGELRRVTVAQALRHPNWKMGRKITIDSATMMNKGLEVIEAHWEFDMEPARIDVVIHPQSVVHSMVRYQDGSVIAQLGVPDMRIPIAYALAYPHRLRGNWKPLELTRHGELNFLPVERKRYPALALAYEALREGGTMPAVLNAANEVAVEAFLAGRIRFLEIHRIIERTMQQHVRRHPRDIEEILDVDRWARERAAALAR
- the ilvN gene encoding acetolactate synthase small subunit, with protein sequence MEHIISVLVENKFGVLARVAGLFSARGYNIESLSVAPTLDPTTSMITIVTVGDDRVIEQIMKQLNKVVEVLKVVDLTETHYLDRETALIKVHTKPEHRDEAIRIADIFRAKIVDSSPTTYTIEITGDVDKVEALINLLKPLGIKELIRTGRIAIARETTRTASPRREPALLKT